A window from Cydia pomonella isolate Wapato2018A chromosome 8, ilCydPomo1, whole genome shotgun sequence encodes these proteins:
- the LOC133520473 gene encoding uncharacterized protein LOC133520473 has protein sequence MARSGAMALTLDKFECGGEPTSLGILWERWKRALLIYIDAAGIDKNEKKKASLLHFGGQELQEIFYNIPDPNTEDGGLRRDVFQVALAKLDSYFSPKQSKVYERHLFRQVKQELNEKFEKFLIRLRQQADKCQFHNKEEHIIDQIIEKGSSSELRKKILRAGDEMTLDKIIIEANSLEAVNRQLEDFEEKAAGKEGVNRVSTKQNNNNVKKFKEPCQRCGSRTHLKCPAIDKECFRCKRIGHFQQMCRKRKIADDRNFNSKNFKGNKESQDINQMTSQVTEEIQYVFNIDNDDTIEC, from the coding sequence ATGGCACGTTCAGGGGCCATGGCACTAACGCTGGACAAGTTTGAATGTGGAGGTGAACCAACTTCCTTGGGAATACTATGGGAACGTTGGAAAAGGGCCCTCCTAATATATATAGATGCAGCAGGCATAGATAAAAATGAAAAGAAGAAAGCCAGCCTTCTTCATTTTGGAGGACAGGAACTACAGGAGATTTTTTACAATATCCCAGATCCTAATACCGAAGATGGCGGACTGAGAAGAGACGTTTTTCAAGTGGCGTTGGCGAAGCTAGACTCATACTTCTCGCCGAAACAAAGTAAAGTGTATGAACGGCATCTATTTAGACAAGTAAAACAAGAACTAAATGAAAAATTTGAGAAATTTTTAATAAGGCTAAGACAGCAAGCGGATAAATGTCAATTTCATAATAAGGAAGAGCATATAATTGACCAAATTATTGAAAAAGGATCATCAAGTGAGTTGAGAAAGAAGATTTTGCGTGCAGGGGACGAAATGACTCTTGACAAGATAATCATAGAGGCCAACTCTTTGGAAGCAGTTAACAGGCAACTGGAAGATTTCGAAGAAAAAGCTGCAGGCAAGGAAGGAGTCAATAGAGTAAGTACAaagcaaaataataacaatgtcAAGAAATTTAAAGAACCATGTCAACGATGCGGAAGCCGTACTCATCTAAAATGCCCAGCAATTGATAAAGAATGTTTTAGATGTAAGCGTATAGGCCATTTCCAGCAAATGTGCCGGAAAAGGAAAATTGCTGATGATAGGAATTTCAACAGTAAGAATTTCAAAGGTAATAAGGAATCTCAGGACATTAACCAAATGACTTCACAAGTAACAGAAGAAATACAATATGTCTTCAATATCGACAATGATGATACTATTGAATGTTAA